A stretch of Microbulbifer sp. SAOS-129_SWC DNA encodes these proteins:
- a CDS encoding LysM domain-containing protein, which translates to MRKIILAAALTLAAAFGIHAQDQVRLNPNHPDVYVVQKGDTLWDISARFLAQPWYWPEIWQANPQVENPHLIYPGDRLRLVYVEGQPQLQLERGPRPYKLSPATDSNALHPQVRREAIAEAIPAVPLEAINAFLSRTRIVDLDAFNGTPYVISGADQRILNGAGDKIYVRGDFHEPLASYGIYRPGELYVDPYTGEKLGMKALDVGSADLFQLDPDRRQDFAVATMEVTRVAREVRLEDRLMPAEERSIAALFQPGAPSIPVDGVIMGVDEGVTQIGKYDVVAINRGEREGLQPGHVLAIYKRGATVRDRIEREDVKLPDERAGLMMVFRTFDKMSLALVLEADRPLEVMDLVRNP; encoded by the coding sequence ATGAGAAAAATTATTCTGGCCGCGGCCCTGACGCTGGCGGCGGCTTTTGGCATTCACGCACAGGATCAGGTGCGCCTCAACCCCAACCACCCGGACGTCTATGTGGTGCAGAAGGGCGACACCCTGTGGGATATCTCCGCTCGCTTCCTCGCCCAGCCCTGGTACTGGCCGGAGATCTGGCAGGCTAACCCGCAGGTGGAAAACCCGCACCTGATCTACCCCGGCGACCGCCTGCGCCTGGTCTACGTCGAGGGCCAGCCACAGCTGCAGCTGGAGCGCGGCCCGCGCCCGTACAAGCTGTCTCCGGCCACCGACAGCAATGCGCTGCACCCGCAGGTGCGCCGCGAGGCGATCGCCGAGGCGATCCCGGCGGTGCCGCTGGAGGCCATCAACGCCTTCCTGTCGCGCACCCGCATCGTCGATCTGGACGCCTTCAACGGTACGCCCTATGTGATTTCCGGTGCCGACCAGCGCATCCTCAACGGCGCCGGCGATAAGATCTACGTGCGCGGCGACTTCCACGAGCCGCTGGCCTCCTACGGTATCTACCGCCCGGGTGAGCTGTATGTGGACCCCTACACCGGTGAAAAACTGGGCATGAAGGCGCTGGATGTCGGCTCCGCCGACCTGTTCCAGCTGGACCCGGACCGCCGCCAGGATTTTGCCGTCGCCACCATGGAAGTCACCCGCGTGGCGCGCGAAGTGCGCCTCGAAGACCGGCTGATGCCCGCCGAGGAACGTTCCATCGCCGCGCTGTTCCAGCCCGGCGCACCGTCGATTCCGGTGGACGGCGTGATCATGGGCGTCGATGAAGGCGTTACCCAGATCGGCAAATACGACGTGGTCGCGATCAATCGCGGCGAGCGCGAGGGCCTGCAGCCGGGCCATGTACTGGCCATCTACAAGCGCGGCGCCACCGTGCGCGACCGCATCGAGCGCGAGGACGTCAAGCTGCCGGACGAGCGCGCCGGCCTGATGATGGTCTTCCGCACCTTCGACAAGATGAGCCTGGCACTGGTGCTCGAAGCCGATCGGCCGCTTGAAGTGATGGACCTGGTGCGCAACCCTTAA
- the dprA gene encoding DNA-processing protein DprA, whose translation MDALTATLMLCRLDGMGPGRYWQLLEHCGDAVAALHNFPDKLLDRLPDSARMLWREYERRGAASALAAWAAAERARCADAGVQLLCCGDGGYPSLLAQISRPPPLLYVRGNADALHLPQIAVVGARRASRAGLDNARAFAADLAGAGFTITSGLALGVDASAHRGALQAGGATVAVLGSGVDKLYPRRNAALAGEIIASGGAVISELPLGSAAEAAHFPRRNRIISGLSLGVLLVEAALRSGSLITARLALEQNREVFAIPGSIHNPLARGCHKMIRDGAALVETSADIAGQLGGLLSVASVPQDAAAAPLPPEQRALVAALGGDPRSIEQLAADTGGDAGSLMAALLQLELAGLVETLPGGYQLTRRGAAYLEPQH comes from the coding sequence ATGGATGCGCTGACCGCCACACTGATGTTGTGCCGCCTCGACGGTATGGGCCCCGGCCGCTACTGGCAACTGCTCGAACACTGCGGTGACGCCGTCGCCGCGCTGCACAATTTCCCCGACAAACTCCTCGACCGGCTGCCGGACAGCGCGCGCATGCTGTGGCGCGAGTACGAGCGCCGCGGCGCCGCCAGCGCACTCGCGGCGTGGGCCGCGGCCGAGCGTGCGCGCTGTGCCGACGCCGGCGTGCAGCTGCTGTGTTGTGGCGACGGCGGTTACCCGTCGCTGCTGGCACAGATCTCGCGGCCGCCGCCGCTGCTGTATGTGCGCGGCAACGCCGATGCGCTGCACCTGCCACAGATCGCCGTGGTCGGCGCACGTCGCGCCAGCCGCGCGGGTCTCGATAACGCGCGCGCCTTCGCCGCCGACCTGGCCGGCGCCGGCTTCACCATCACCTCCGGACTGGCACTGGGTGTCGACGCCAGCGCGCACCGCGGCGCGCTGCAGGCCGGCGGCGCCACCGTGGCGGTGCTGGGCAGCGGCGTGGACAAACTGTACCCGCGCCGCAATGCCGCGCTGGCGGGGGAGATCATCGCCAGCGGCGGCGCCGTGATCAGCGAATTGCCGCTCGGCAGCGCCGCGGAAGCGGCGCACTTTCCGCGCCGCAATCGCATCATCAGCGGCCTGTCACTGGGGGTACTGCTGGTGGAGGCGGCACTGCGCTCGGGCTCGCTGATCACTGCGCGCCTGGCGCTGGAGCAGAACCGCGAGGTATTTGCGATCCCCGGCTCGATCCACAACCCGCTGGCGCGCGGCTGTCACAAAATGATCCGCGACGGCGCCGCGCTGGTGGAGACCAGCGCCGATATCGCCGGCCAGCTGGGTGGGTTGCTGTCAGTCGCGTCCGTGCCGCAGGACGCCGCCGCGGCGCCGCTGCCGCCGGAGCAGCGCGCGCTGGTTGCGGCGCTGGGCGGCGATCCGCGCAGTATCGAGCAGCTGGCGGCGGACACCGGTGGCGACGCCGGCAGCCTGATGGCCGCACTGCTGCAACTGGAGCTGGCGGGCCTGGTGGAGACACTGCCCGGCGGCTACCAGCTGACACGCCGTGGCGCCGCCTATCTAGAACCACAGCACTAG
- the mdoH gene encoding glucans biosynthesis glucosyltransferase MdoH, translated as MSAGTPAQRPGAMPPQDLKSFSRRTPLDGHAVRSRGWRRLLVFAATLALCSYAIGEMWMVFRAGSVAWPEYVVLLLFAATFCWIALACVTGVAGFCVRMFGTRPAPLTQPLTSRTAILMPTYNEDPARLFAAVEAMARGIAAGGEGHSFDWFFISDTTDPDILLQEEEALLALRRRLGAQYRVYYRRRRENRARKAGNVADFCRRWGRHYDHLLVLDADSLIEAETLIQLARRMEAAPDTGLIQTIPTLIRGNTPMARLQQFAARIYGPVVGTGLAWWADRDGNFWGHNAILRTRAFMDCAGLPELRGRPPFGGHVLSHDFVEAALLRRAGWAVTIAWDLDGSYEESPPSLIDMAVRDRRWCQGNLQHARILPTRGLSWVSRMHLLTGIMSYLSSPLWLLLVLSGFALTLQAHFIPPDYFANGSTLFPAWPVLDAERALRLFSTTMLVLFTPKILGFASSLLEARSRRGSGGTLGLAKSFVLELLLSALIAPVMMLIHCGAVVSVLLGSDGGWNPQRREDGSLPWRDVWRRHRLHMAVGIALGGAAWLISWQLLAWLSPVIVSLVLAVPLSYCTASPTLGRLLRRGGWLCTPEEAAAPAIEQALARVQPLYRDIVAAAPRPHHLAGNLPLARRRLALIDPVPPRQPGSPGPREAVVIAKLGEARSAAEALSFMDRGETAWLLSSPELYGRLVAMLERESLPTEVTAARA; from the coding sequence GTGAGCGCCGGCACACCGGCGCAGCGGCCGGGCGCCATGCCGCCGCAGGATCTGAAATCCTTCAGCCGCCGCACCCCGTTAGACGGCCACGCCGTGCGCTCGCGCGGCTGGCGGCGCCTGCTGGTGTTCGCCGCCACGCTGGCGCTGTGCAGCTATGCCATCGGCGAAATGTGGATGGTGTTCCGCGCCGGCTCCGTGGCCTGGCCGGAATACGTGGTATTGCTGTTATTCGCGGCTACCTTCTGCTGGATTGCGCTGGCCTGCGTCACCGGCGTGGCCGGCTTCTGTGTGCGCATGTTCGGCACCCGCCCCGCCCCGCTGACCCAGCCGCTGACCAGCCGCACCGCGATACTGATGCCCACCTACAACGAGGATCCGGCGCGGTTGTTCGCTGCGGTGGAAGCCATGGCCCGCGGTATCGCCGCCGGTGGCGAGGGCCACTCGTTCGACTGGTTTTTCATTTCCGATACCACCGACCCGGACATCCTGCTGCAGGAAGAGGAGGCGCTGCTGGCGCTGCGGCGCCGGCTCGGGGCCCAATACCGCGTCTACTACCGCCGCCGGCGCGAAAACCGCGCGCGCAAGGCGGGCAATGTCGCCGATTTCTGCCGCCGCTGGGGTCGTCACTACGACCACCTGCTGGTGCTCGACGCCGACAGCCTGATCGAGGCGGAGACCCTGATCCAGCTGGCGCGGCGCATGGAGGCGGCCCCGGATACCGGCCTGATCCAGACCATTCCCACCCTGATCCGCGGCAACACCCCGATGGCGCGGCTGCAGCAGTTTGCCGCGCGCATCTACGGGCCGGTAGTGGGTACCGGGCTGGCCTGGTGGGCGGACCGGGACGGCAACTTCTGGGGTCACAACGCCATCCTGCGCACGCGCGCCTTTATGGACTGTGCCGGCCTGCCGGAGCTGCGCGGGCGGCCGCCGTTCGGCGGTCATGTACTCAGCCACGATTTCGTCGAGGCGGCGCTGTTGCGGCGCGCCGGCTGGGCGGTAACCATCGCCTGGGACCTGGACGGCTCCTACGAGGAGAGCCCGCCGTCGCTGATCGACATGGCGGTGCGCGATCGCCGCTGGTGCCAGGGCAACCTGCAGCACGCGCGGATACTGCCAACCCGCGGGCTGTCCTGGGTCAGCCGCATGCACCTGCTGACCGGCATCATGTCGTACCTGAGTTCGCCGCTGTGGCTGCTGCTGGTCCTGTCCGGTTTCGCGCTGACACTGCAGGCCCACTTTATTCCGCCGGACTATTTCGCCAACGGCTCGACGCTGTTTCCGGCCTGGCCGGTGCTCGATGCCGAGCGCGCCCTGCGGCTGTTTTCCACCACCATGCTGGTGCTGTTCACGCCCAAGATCCTCGGCTTCGCCAGTTCGCTGCTGGAAGCGCGCAGCCGTCGCGGCAGCGGCGGTACCCTCGGCCTGGCGAAAAGCTTTGTCCTGGAACTGCTGCTGTCGGCCCTGATCGCGCCGGTGATGATGCTGATCCACTGCGGCGCGGTGGTATCGGTGCTGCTGGGTAGCGATGGCGGCTGGAATCCGCAGCGCCGTGAAGACGGCAGCCTGCCGTGGCGGGACGTGTGGCGCCGCCACCGGCTGCACATGGCCGTCGGCATTGCCCTCGGTGGCGCCGCCTGGCTGATCTCCTGGCAGCTGCTGGCGTGGCTGTCGCCGGTGATCGTGAGCCTGGTGCTGGCGGTGCCGCTGTCCTACTGCACCGCCTCGCCAACCCTGGGCCGCCTGCTGCGCCGCGGCGGTTGGCTGTGCACGCCCGAGGAGGCCGCCGCCCCGGCCATCGAACAGGCGCTCGCGCGCGTGCAGCCGCTGTACCGCGATATCGTCGCCGCGGCACCGCGGCCACACCACCTCGCCGGCAATCTGCCCCTGGCGCGGCGGCGCCTGGCGCTGATCGACCCGGTGCCGCCGCGGCAGCCGGGCAGCCCCGGCCCACGCGAGGCGGTGGTGATCGCCAAGCTCGGCGAAGCGCGCAGCGCCGCCGAGGCGCTGTCGTTTATGGATCGCGGCGAAACCGCCTGGCTGCTGTCGAGCCCGGAGCTCTATGGCCGGCTGGTGGCAATGCTGGAGCGGGAGTCGCTGCCGACCGAGGTGACCGCGGCGCGCGCCTGA
- a CDS encoding glucan biosynthesis protein G, which translates to MHRSVANTLWRLSALLLLAGMANLAPAAESGKPPATEAHASASFSRATVLTLARNLAQKPYQAPADALPPELADISYDEYRDIRFAPARALWAHENLPYQVQFFPLGLFFKNPVQVYEVENGKARHIPYSPDLFTTGDVMNKPLPRKDIGFSGFRLHAPINSDYFDELAVFQGASYFRSLGRHQSYGLSARGLALKTADPAGEEFPAFRTFWIEKPSGDSNTITVDALLDSPSTTGAYRFTIRPGDNTVMDVEATLFPRVDLDKVGLAPATSMFMFSMNDRRHADDYRPQVHDSDGLLIENGKGERLWRPLANPKQLQVSAFADADPVGFGLMQRERDFARYEDLEAHYEKRPSLWIEPVGNWGKGAVTLVEIPSQSEANDNIVSYWNPQQVLKAGSEFSFAYRMIWGTQPASNAVRVVSTRSGRADIKKPTPNRLFVVDYAESLPPAEKLPGATVTASTGTIKNVVVQRNPTTKGYRVSFELDPDGSAVAELRLELKFADGREAETWVDRWVPDS; encoded by the coding sequence GTGCATCGATCGGTAGCAAACACTCTATGGAGGCTCAGCGCACTGTTGCTGCTGGCGGGCATGGCAAACCTGGCGCCCGCCGCCGAATCCGGCAAGCCACCGGCCACCGAGGCGCATGCATCGGCCAGTTTCAGCCGCGCAACAGTACTGACGCTGGCACGCAATCTGGCACAAAAGCCCTATCAGGCGCCGGCCGACGCGCTGCCGCCGGAACTCGCCGATATCAGCTACGACGAATACCGCGATATCCGCTTCGCTCCCGCCCGGGCCCTGTGGGCCCATGAGAACCTGCCCTACCAGGTGCAGTTCTTCCCGCTCGGCCTGTTTTTCAAGAACCCGGTGCAGGTGTATGAGGTCGAAAACGGCAAGGCCCGACACATTCCCTACAGCCCCGACCTCTTCACCACCGGCGATGTCATGAACAAGCCGCTGCCGCGCAAGGACATCGGCTTTTCCGGTTTCCGCCTGCACGCACCGATCAACTCGGACTACTTTGACGAGCTGGCGGTGTTCCAGGGCGCCAGCTATTTCCGCTCGCTGGGGCGCCACCAGAGCTACGGCCTGTCGGCGCGCGGCCTGGCGCTCAAGACCGCCGACCCGGCGGGGGAAGAATTCCCGGCTTTCCGTACTTTCTGGATTGAAAAGCCGTCCGGCGACAGCAATACAATCACCGTCGACGCACTGCTCGACAGCCCCAGCACCACCGGCGCCTACCGCTTTACCATCCGCCCCGGGGACAACACGGTGATGGATGTCGAGGCGACCCTGTTCCCGCGCGTCGACCTCGACAAGGTCGGCCTGGCGCCCGCCACCAGTATGTTCATGTTCTCGATGAACGACCGCCGTCACGCCGACGACTATCGCCCGCAGGTGCACGATTCCGACGGCCTGCTGATCGAGAACGGCAAGGGCGAGCGGCTGTGGCGCCCGCTGGCCAACCCGAAGCAGCTGCAGGTCAGCGCCTTCGCCGACGCCGACCCGGTGGGCTTCGGGCTGATGCAGCGCGAACGCGACTTCGCCCGCTACGAGGACCTGGAGGCGCACTACGAGAAGCGCCCGAGCCTGTGGATAGAGCCAGTGGGCAACTGGGGCAAGGGCGCGGTGACGCTGGTGGAGATCCCCAGCCAGTCCGAGGCCAACGACAATATCGTCAGCTACTGGAATCCGCAGCAGGTCCTCAAGGCCGGCTCGGAATTCAGCTTCGCCTACCGCATGATCTGGGGCACCCAGCCCGCGTCCAATGCGGTGCGCGTGGTCAGCACGCGCTCCGGGCGCGCCGACATCAAGAAGCCGACACCCAACCGGCTGTTCGTGGTCGACTACGCCGAGAGCCTGCCGCCGGCGGAGAAACTGCCCGGGGCGACAGTCACGGCCTCCACCGGCACCATCAAGAATGTGGTGGTGCAGCGCAACCCGACCACCAAAGGCTACCGCGTGAGTTTCGAACTGGATCCGGACGGCAGCGCGGTGGCGGAACTGCGCCTGGAGCTGAAATTTGCCGATGGCCGCGAGGCGGAGACCTGGGTTGATCGCTGGGTGCCCGATTCGTGA
- the rrtA gene encoding rhombosortase: MIEITTGRRRCGLLGPLVLFIAIAACWWWSARLQGPLIYDRALIAQGQWWRLLSGHLTHSGTAHFLLNSAGLALLWVLHRSHYRPANFFGVVALIALGCGLGLYWFSPATQLYLGLSGVLHGLVIWGGYRDIASGWRTGYLLVAGTWAKVAWEQLVGASDATARLIGVPVATDAHLWGAATGSLLCLGLLAHQRLSTGSSDQRAPERA; the protein is encoded by the coding sequence ATGATTGAAATCACCACCGGCCGGAGGCGCTGCGGACTGCTCGGCCCCCTGGTGCTGTTTATCGCCATTGCCGCCTGTTGGTGGTGGAGCGCGCGCCTGCAAGGCCCGCTGATCTACGATCGGGCACTGATTGCGCAGGGACAGTGGTGGCGCCTGCTGAGCGGCCATCTCACCCACTCCGGCACCGCACATTTTCTCCTCAACAGCGCCGGCCTGGCACTGCTGTGGGTGCTGCACCGGTCCCATTACCGCCCGGCGAATTTTTTCGGCGTCGTGGCGCTGATCGCGCTCGGTTGCGGTCTCGGACTCTACTGGTTTTCACCGGCGACACAGCTGTACCTGGGGCTATCCGGCGTGCTGCACGGCCTGGTGATCTGGGGTGGCTACCGCGACATCGCCAGCGGCTGGCGGACCGGCTACCTGCTGGTGGCCGGTACCTGGGCCAAGGTGGCGTGGGAGCAACTGGTCGGCGCCAGTGACGCCACCGCCCGGCTCATTGGGGTACCCGTGGCCACAGACGCCCACCTGTGGGGGGCGGCAACGGGATCCCTGCTGTGCCTGGGGCTGCTCGCCCACCAGCGCCTGTCGACCGGCAGCAGCGACCAGCGTGCGCCCGAGCGCGCCTGA
- a CDS encoding 5-(carboxyamino)imidazole ribonucleotide mutase: MSKPFVAILIGADSDLPVMEAAFGVLDKFDIPFEVKVSSAHHSPDSTRDYVSDADQRGCAAFICASGVATHLAVAVSAATLRPVIGVPIDVSAGDLNTLLPTVQTPGGFPVATVATGKVGAQNAAYLAAQILACVDTDLHQKLVDERRANAEAVVARDVQLQKDLQSRRSR, translated from the coding sequence ATGAGCAAGCCTTTTGTCGCCATTCTGATAGGAGCTGACTCCGACCTGCCGGTGATGGAAGCTGCCTTCGGCGTCCTGGATAAATTTGATATCCCGTTTGAGGTCAAAGTCTCCTCCGCCCATCACTCGCCCGACAGCACCCGCGACTACGTCAGCGACGCCGACCAGCGCGGTTGCGCCGCCTTTATCTGTGCCTCCGGTGTGGCTACGCATCTGGCCGTGGCCGTGTCGGCGGCAACACTCAGGCCGGTGATCGGTGTGCCCATCGATGTGTCCGCAGGCGACCTGAATACGCTGCTGCCGACCGTGCAGACGCCGGGTGGTTTCCCGGTGGCCACGGTTGCCACTGGCAAGGTCGGCGCGCAGAACGCCGCCTATCTGGCTGCGCAGATCCTCGCTTGCGTCGATACCGACCTGCACCAGAAGCTGGTCGACGAGCGCCGCGCCAATGCCGAGGCCGTCGTCGCCAGGGACGTGCAATTGCAGAAAGATCTGCAATCGCGCCGGTCCAGGTAG
- a CDS encoding L-threonylcarbamoyladenylate synthase, whose amino-acid sequence MKFSPLAVQQAARTIAAGGVIAHPTESVWGLACDPFNAQAVERLLRLKNRPLEKGLILVSGDERDFGALLDNLSGAQLQQLHATWPGPVTWLVPHFGRVPAWISGAHHSVALRCTDHPFTAALTRAYGGAIVSTSANPAGSQAARHKYQVLRYFGDELDFVGGGATGGRRAPSEIRDLISGGVVRPS is encoded by the coding sequence ATGAAGTTTTCCCCGCTCGCCGTACAGCAGGCCGCCCGCACCATCGCCGCCGGTGGCGTCATTGCCCATCCGACTGAATCCGTATGGGGGCTCGCTTGCGATCCGTTCAATGCGCAGGCGGTCGAGCGCTTGCTGCGCCTGAAGAACCGCCCGCTGGAAAAGGGCCTGATCCTGGTCTCCGGTGACGAGCGCGACTTTGGCGCATTGTTGGACAATCTCTCCGGCGCGCAGCTGCAACAGCTGCACGCCACCTGGCCCGGCCCGGTTACCTGGCTGGTGCCGCATTTCGGCCGCGTCCCCGCCTGGATCAGTGGTGCCCACCACTCGGTGGCGCTGCGCTGCACCGATCACCCGTTTACCGCGGCACTGACGCGTGCCTACGGCGGTGCTATTGTGTCCACCTCCGCGAATCCCGCCGGCAGCCAGGCGGCGCGGCACAAGTATCAGGTGCTGCGTTATTTTGGCGACGAACTGGATTTTGTCGGTGGCGGTGCCACCGGCGGTCGCCGCGCCCCCAGCGAGATCCGCGACCTGATCAGCGGCGGCGTGGTGCGCCCGAGCTAG
- the hemF gene encoding oxygen-dependent coproporphyrinogen oxidase, producing the protein MSQVDPNAVKQYLLDLQERICSALENEDGGRFREDSWERPGGGGGRTRVLEEGDLIEKGGVNFSHVFGDGLPPSATAGRPELAGRSFQAMGVSLVIHPRNPYVPTSHANVRLFVAEKPGAEPVWWFGGGYDLTPYYGVHEDVVHWHQTAKDALAPFGTGVYPRFKKWCDDYFFLKHRNEARGVGGLFFDDFNDGGFDNAFALMRAVGDSYLDAYLPIVQRRKGSDYGERERDFQLYRRGRYVEFNLVYDRGTLFGLQSGGRTESILMSLPSLVRWRYDWQPEPGSEEEKLYTDFLPHRDWV; encoded by the coding sequence ATGAGCCAAGTCGACCCCAACGCCGTCAAACAGTACCTGCTCGACCTGCAGGAGCGTATCTGCAGCGCCCTCGAGAATGAGGACGGCGGCCGCTTCCGCGAGGACAGCTGGGAGCGCCCGGGCGGCGGCGGTGGCCGTACGCGGGTGCTGGAGGAGGGCGACCTGATCGAGAAGGGCGGGGTGAATTTCTCCCATGTGTTCGGCGACGGCCTGCCGCCCTCGGCCACCGCCGGCCGCCCGGAACTGGCCGGACGCTCGTTCCAGGCCATGGGCGTATCGCTGGTCATCCACCCGCGCAATCCCTACGTGCCCACCAGCCACGCCAATGTGCGGCTGTTCGTGGCGGAAAAGCCCGGCGCCGAGCCGGTGTGGTGGTTCGGCGGCGGCTACGACCTGACGCCGTATTACGGCGTTCACGAAGATGTGGTGCACTGGCACCAGACCGCGAAGGACGCGCTGGCGCCGTTTGGCACCGGGGTCTATCCGCGATTCAAGAAATGGTGCGACGACTACTTTTTCCTCAAGCATCGCAATGAGGCGCGCGGGGTCGGCGGCCTGTTCTTTGACGATTTCAACGACGGCGGCTTCGACAACGCCTTTGCGCTGATGCGCGCCGTCGGCGACAGCTACCTCGACGCCTACCTGCCGATCGTGCAGCGGCGCAAGGGCAGTGACTATGGCGAGCGCGAACGCGACTTCCAGCTGTACCGTCGCGGCCGCTATGTGGAATTCAACCTGGTCTACGACCGCGGCACTTTGTTCGGCCTGCAGAGCGGCGGCCGCACCGAATCCATCCTGATGTCACTGCCGTCGCTGGTGCGCTGGCGTTACGACTGGCAGCCGGAACCCGGCTCCGAAGAGGAAAAGCTGTACACGGACTTCCTGCCGCACCGCGACTGGGTCTGA
- the aroE gene encoding shikimate dehydrogenase — MSDRYAVVGNPIAHSLSPQIHTAFAAQTGEDIHYDKLLAEKGAFAEFARDFFATGGRGLNVTVPFKLDACELADRLTERASAAGAVNTLKLQADGSLLGDNTDGAGLVADIRDNLGWPIAGQRVLLLGAGGAARGALLPLLAERPALLTIANRTAARALDLATEFAGLGGQDCPLGGGGYETLVGHFDLVINASAASLGGEVPPLPEDLFAAGGRAYDMVYGAEPTPFMRWAQARGAEVADGLGMLVGQAAEAFSLWRGVRPDVAPVLAALRTRLAEK; from the coding sequence GTGAGTGATCGCTACGCCGTGGTGGGTAACCCCATCGCCCATTCGCTGTCGCCACAGATTCACACCGCCTTCGCCGCGCAGACCGGTGAGGATATCCACTACGACAAGCTGCTGGCGGAAAAGGGCGCGTTTGCTGAATTTGCACGTGACTTTTTCGCCACCGGCGGCCGCGGCCTGAATGTCACGGTGCCGTTCAAGCTGGACGCCTGCGAGTTGGCCGATCGCCTGACCGAGCGCGCCAGCGCCGCCGGCGCGGTCAATACGTTGAAACTGCAGGCGGATGGCAGCTTGCTCGGCGACAACACCGACGGCGCCGGCCTGGTAGCAGATATCCGCGACAACCTGGGCTGGCCGATCGCCGGCCAGCGCGTGCTGCTGCTCGGTGCCGGCGGTGCCGCGCGCGGCGCGCTGTTGCCGCTGCTGGCGGAGCGCCCGGCGCTACTGACCATCGCCAACCGCACCGCCGCCAGGGCGCTGGATCTGGCGACGGAATTCGCCGGCCTCGGCGGGCAGGACTGTCCCCTCGGTGGCGGCGGTTACGAGACTCTGGTGGGCCACTTCGACCTGGTGATCAACGCCAGTGCCGCCAGCCTTGGCGGCGAGGTGCCGCCGTTGCCGGAGGATCTATTCGCCGCCGGCGGGCGCGCCTACGACATGGTCTACGGCGCCGAGCCGACCCCGTTTATGCGCTGGGCGCAGGCGCGTGGCGCCGAGGTGGCGGACGGCCTGGGCATGCTGGTGGGGCAGGCGGCGGAAGCGTTTTCCCTGTGGCGCGGTGTGCGCCCGGACGTGGCGCCGGTGCTGGCCGCACTGCGCACACGGCTGGCTGAAAAGTGA
- the purE gene encoding 5-(carboxyamino)imidazole ribonucleotide mutase, protein MKQIPFEKVTIVMGSQSDWPTMQRATAPLTELQVPFATAVVSAHRTPQRLVEFATTAHEQGTQVIIAGAGGSAHLPGMIAAMTPLPVIGVPVESKFMTGMDSLLSIVQMPKGVAVATQAVGASGAYNAGLMAAQMLSLTDAELQQRLIAWREKQSAQVPFEVE, encoded by the coding sequence GTGAAACAGATTCCCTTCGAAAAAGTCACCATCGTGATGGGATCCCAATCTGACTGGCCGACCATGCAGCGCGCGACGGCGCCGCTGACTGAATTGCAGGTGCCGTTCGCCACCGCGGTAGTCTCCGCCCACCGCACACCCCAACGGCTGGTGGAATTCGCCACGACCGCGCACGAACAGGGCACCCAGGTGATCATCGCCGGCGCCGGCGGCTCCGCCCACCTGCCGGGTATGATTGCCGCGATGACGCCGCTGCCGGTGATCGGCGTGCCGGTGGAGAGCAAGTTCATGACCGGGATGGACAGCCTGTTGTCGATCGTGCAGATGCCCAAGGGTGTGGCCGTTGCGACTCAGGCCGTGGGTGCCTCCGGGGCCTATAACGCCGGCCTGATGGCGGCGCAGATGCTGTCGCTGACAGACGCGGAGCTGCAGCAGCGACTGATCGCCTGGCGCGAAAAGCAGAGCGCGCAGGTGCCGTTCGAAGTTGAATGA